The Clostridioides difficile genome has a segment encoding these proteins:
- a CDS encoding pentapeptide repeat-containing protein: MKAIHKDKYNNQLFESLKIDCEKCFGLCCVALYFSASEDFPVNKESGKPCTNLQSDFKCSVHKNLRNQGFRGCTTYDCFGAGQKVAQVTYKGKNWIQEPELANQMFEVFLVMRQLHEMLWYLKEASTLDISDAIKEKLNLIIEETDKITNMSPEQLIDLDIISHRAKVNSLLSQASDFVLEKAKSFEKTSNFKNKKKLSKSMDLIGADLRKTNLIGADLKGKFLIAANLRGTDLSGANLIGADLRDCDIRGANLKNSVFLTQLQINTARGDSNTKLPETLLHPKYWNK, encoded by the coding sequence ATGAAAGCTATACATAAAGATAAATATAATAATCAACTATTTGAAAGTCTAAAAATTGACTGTGAAAAGTGTTTTGGACTTTGTTGTGTGGCCCTTTATTTCTCTGCTTCAGAAGACTTTCCTGTTAATAAGGAATCAGGTAAGCCATGTACTAACTTACAATCGGATTTTAAATGTTCTGTACATAAAAATCTTAGAAATCAAGGATTTAGAGGTTGTACTACATATGATTGCTTTGGTGCAGGTCAAAAGGTAGCACAAGTAACATATAAGGGAAAAAACTGGATACAAGAGCCAGAGTTAGCAAATCAAATGTTTGAAGTGTTTTTAGTTATGAGGCAGTTACATGAAATGTTATGGTATCTTAAAGAAGCATCTACATTAGATATATCTGATGCAATCAAAGAAAAACTTAATCTAATAATTGAAGAAACTGATAAGATAACGAATATGAGTCCAGAACAACTAATAGATTTAGATATAATATCACATCGAGCAAAAGTTAATTCACTATTGTCACAAGCTAGTGACTTTGTGCTAGAAAAAGCTAAATCTTTTGAAAAGACTTCTAATTTTAAAAATAAGAAAAAATTAAGTAAAAGTATGGATTTAATAGGAGCAGACCTTAGAAAAACAAATTTAATAGGGGCAGATTTAAAAGGTAAATTTCTTATAGCAGCTAATCTAAGAGGAACAGATTTAAGTGGTGCGAATTTAATAGGAGCAGATTTAAGAGACTGCGATATTAGAGGGGCAAATCTTAAAAATAGTGTATTCCTTACACAATTACAAATTAATACTGCAAGGGGAGATTCTAATACAAAGTTGCCAGAGACATTATTACATCCTAAATACTGGAATAAATAA
- a CDS encoding pyridoxamine 5'-phosphate oxidase family protein: MNEVVKFLKENPVQYFATIGIDGKPKVRPFQFMIEECGKLYFCTSNEKDVFKQVKKIPYIEITTSTPKFAWIRLCGKVIFSDNKDIKKKIIESSELVKSIYKNEENPTFEIFYLDDAKAVISDFSGEPPKEYSI; this comes from the coding sequence ATGAATGAAGTAGTAAAATTTTTGAAGGAAAATCCAGTTCAATATTTTGCAACAATAGGAATTGATGGAAAGCCAAAAGTTCGTCCATTCCAATTTATGATTGAAGAATGTGGCAAATTATATTTTTGTACAAGTAATGAAAAAGATGTATTTAAACAAGTTAAAAAAATCCCATATATAGAAATAACTACATCAACTCCTAAATTTGCTTGGATAAGACTATGCGGAAAAGTTATATTCTCAGATAATAAGGATATAAAGAAAAAAATAATTGAATCTAGTGAGCTTGTTAAATCAATCTATAAGAATGAAGAGAATCCTACTTTTGAAATATTTTATCTTGATGATGCTAAGGCTGTAATTTCAGATTTTTCAGGAGAGCCACCAAAAGAATATAGTATTTAA
- a CDS encoding zinc ribbon domain-containing protein YjdM, protein MENLPNCPKCNSEYTYEDGTLLVCPECSHEWTLGLDTKEDTNIIKDSNGNVLNDGDAVTVIKDLKVKGSSLPIKIGTKVKSIRLIHDPSDGHDIECKIDGFGAMKLKSSVVKKA, encoded by the coding sequence ATGGAAAATTTGCCAAATTGCCCGAAATGTAATTCAGAATATACTTATGAAGATGGAACTCTTCTAGTTTGCCCAGAATGCTCTCATGAGTGGACCTTAGGATTAGATACAAAAGAAGATACAAACATTATTAAAGATTCAAATGGAAATGTGTTAAATGATGGAGATGCTGTAACAGTAATCAAAGACCTTAAAGTAAAAGGGAGTTCATTACCTATAAAGATAGGAACAAAAGTAAAAAGTATACGTTTAATTCATGATCCATCTGATGGACATGATATAGAATGTAAAATAGATGGTTTTGGAGCTATGAAACTAAAGTCTTCTGTTGTAAAAAAAGCATAG
- a CDS encoding diguanylate cyclase codes for MKQEDVGRQRMHEEEKATKNEVISEDMLKAMDIGVSKHFLDESFTIIWGNTAFYKLLGYTEKEFLLHFSSLKHYYRENLYHFESMKNHFLDAYHNGKKSAEYQVCIPANHEDHVWVIMNGILVESQEDGKAIVYILYSNINELKIRQNELYEMEKESTEGFKWMMSEYAGNVYISDMDNYELLYVNKHSCNTLQSLANEVIGRKCYEVIQGRTSPCPFCTNSYLKKDEVYEWEFYNSTLNRTFMIKNRMLNWEGRRARIELSYDMYSSEYKLAKKDQERESILKTIPAGMVRMDARDYLTILWYNDIFLNMIEYTTEQFKEELHSQCLYLYPDDYKRAKMLAQDLKESGDNVVFEARVYTRSKEERIWTVTLCYVSGEDSWDGIPSFYSIGLDITKERKQIEKLQYIAEKDALTGIYNRAETEKQIKEYVEQNLDAMGALFMIDTDNFKQINDTEGHMIGDIVLAEMASGMKKIMRDSDVVGRIGGDEFAIFMKNISSTKDAENKAKELLYMFRHLFQKDKSSVKVTCSIGISIYPKDGNTFKEMYTRADKALYQAKNLGKNNYVIYNHDAFKELEEFNYSSLGTAIDSEKKYVESSDNLTRYIFRVLYQTNDIDQTINMILEVIGKQFNVSRAYIFENSEDGRYTSNTYEWCNEGILPQIDYLQNADYENYGDYEKLFEDDSVFYCRDIHSLSPELEELFSSQDIHSTLQCAYREDEVFKGFVGFDECTGLRLWTQEEVSTLALISQVLSMFLQRKKKKKLNQQMQQYQTIIDSIDQCIYVVDKEDNLLLYGNKIFKNTYPNLHIGQYCNYDSIDINKTPITWNQKDAYLCVSMI; via the coding sequence ATGAAGCAAGAAGATGTTGGTAGACAGCGAATGCATGAAGAAGAAAAGGCAACAAAGAATGAAGTTATTTCAGAAGATATGCTAAAAGCAATGGATATTGGAGTTAGTAAGCATTTTTTAGATGAATCATTTACAATAATCTGGGGAAATACAGCTTTTTATAAATTGTTGGGATATACAGAAAAAGAGTTTTTGCTTCATTTTTCTAGTCTTAAACATTATTATAGAGAGAATCTTTATCATTTTGAATCTATGAAAAATCATTTTTTAGATGCTTATCATAATGGCAAAAAAAGCGCAGAATATCAAGTTTGCATTCCAGCAAATCATGAAGACCATGTTTGGGTAATAATGAATGGTATATTAGTTGAATCACAAGAGGATGGAAAAGCAATAGTCTATATCCTGTATTCAAATATCAATGAGTTAAAAATTAGACAGAATGAGCTGTATGAGATGGAAAAAGAGAGTACAGAAGGTTTTAAGTGGATGATGTCAGAGTATGCTGGCAATGTATATATAAGTGATATGGATAACTATGAGTTATTGTATGTAAATAAACATTCATGTAATACTTTACAATCATTAGCAAATGAGGTTATTGGAAGAAAGTGTTATGAGGTGATTCAAGGTAGAACTTCTCCATGTCCATTCTGTACAAATTCATATTTAAAAAAAGATGAGGTATATGAATGGGAGTTTTATAATTCCACGCTGAATCGAACATTTATGATTAAAAATCGTATGCTAAATTGGGAAGGTCGAAGAGCACGTATAGAACTATCTTATGATATGTACAGTTCTGAATATAAACTTGCAAAAAAAGATCAGGAAAGAGAATCAATCTTAAAAACTATTCCAGCAGGAATGGTTCGAATGGACGCAAGAGATTATCTTACAATACTTTGGTACAATGATATATTTCTAAATATGATTGAATATACAACAGAGCAGTTTAAAGAGGAGCTTCATAGCCAATGTTTATATTTATACCCTGATGATTATAAACGTGCAAAGATGTTGGCACAAGATTTAAAAGAGTCTGGAGATAATGTTGTATTTGAAGCAAGAGTATATACACGCTCAAAGGAAGAACGTATATGGACTGTAACACTATGTTATGTGAGTGGTGAAGACAGTTGGGATGGAATACCATCTTTTTACAGTATAGGACTTGATATAACTAAAGAAAGAAAACAGATTGAGAAGCTACAATACATAGCAGAGAAAGATGCATTGACAGGGATTTATAATCGTGCTGAAACAGAAAAGCAGATTAAGGAATATGTCGAACAAAATTTAGATGCTATGGGTGCATTGTTTATGATTGACACAGATAATTTCAAACAGATTAATGATACAGAAGGTCATATGATTGGAGACATAGTGCTCGCAGAGATGGCATCAGGCATGAAAAAAATAATGCGTGATAGCGATGTTGTTGGTAGAATAGGCGGAGATGAGTTTGCAATTTTTATGAAGAACATTTCTTCAACTAAAGATGCAGAAAATAAAGCAAAAGAATTGCTGTATATGTTCCGTCATCTATTTCAGAAAGATAAAAGTTCTGTAAAAGTAACATGTAGTATCGGAATCTCTATATATCCGAAAGATGGTAATACATTCAAGGAAATGTATACAAGAGCTGATAAAGCTTTGTATCAGGCAAAAAATCTAGGTAAAAACAATTATGTCATCTATAATCATGATGCCTTTAAAGAATTAGAAGAATTTAATTACTCTTCTCTTGGTACAGCTATTGATTCAGAAAAAAAATATGTTGAATCTTCCGATAATCTTACACGTTATATATTTCGTGTCCTTTATCAGACCAATGATATAGACCAGACGATTAATATGATACTTGAAGTTATTGGGAAGCAGTTTAATGTGAGTCGTGCTTATATCTTTGAAAATTCAGAAGATGGTCGATACACTTCTAATACTTATGAATGGTGTAATGAGGGAATTCTTCCTCAGATAGATTACTTGCAAAATGCTGATTATGAGAACTATGGAGATTATGAAAAACTCTTCGAAGATGATTCTGTTTTCTATTGTCGTGATATACATTCATTAAGTCCTGAACTAGAGGAATTGTTTTCTAGTCAAGATATCCATTCCACACTTCAATGTGCATATAGAGAAGATGAGGTGTTTAAAGGATTTGTTGGATTTGATGAATGTACAGGTCTACGTTTATGGACACAAGAAGAAGTCAGTACGTTAGCATTGATTTCTCAAGTTCTATCAATGTTTTTGCAACGTAAGAAAAAGAAGAAATTAAATCAACAGATGCAGCAATACCAGACTATTATAGATAGTATTGATCAATGTATTTATGTTGTTGATAAGGAAGATAATTTGTTATTGTATGGAAATAAAATATTTAAGAATACATATCCTAACTTACATATTGGGCAGTATTGTAATTATGACTCTATAGATATTAATAAGACTCCTATAACATGGAATCAAAAGGATGCATATTTATGTGTCAGCATGATTTAG
- a CDS encoding acetyltransferase, translating to MKQRSAKEVQEMLQVWESSVRATHDFLTEKDIKSLKPLVKIGLTQVETMVCVKDNNMIKAFMGIDKGKIEMLFIKDEYRGNGIGKKLILYAIDKYNIKYVDVNEQNKKAVGFYIHLGFKEFDRSEIDEQGNPFPILHMKLS from the coding sequence ATGAAACAAAGAAGTGCAAAAGAAGTTCAAGAGATGTTACAAGTTTGGGAGTCCTCAGTAAGAGCAACACATGATTTTTTAACAGAAAAAGATATTAAATCTTTGAAGCCATTAGTTAAAATTGGTTTAACACAAGTAGAAACTATGGTTTGTGTAAAAGATAATAACATGATTAAAGCTTTTATGGGAATAGATAAAGGTAAAATTGAAATGTTATTTATAAAAGATGAATATAGGGGTAATGGTATTGGAAAAAAACTAATATTATATGCTATAGATAAATACAATATAAAATATGTTGATGTAAATGAACAAAATAAAAAAGCAGTGGGATTTTATATTCACTTAGGATTTAAAGAATTTGATAGGTCTGAAATAGATGAGCAAGGGAATCCATTTCCAATACTACATATGAAGCTAAGCTAA
- a CDS encoding glycerophosphoryl diester phosphodiesterase membrane domain-containing protein: MKKRVLNNFVNLVKCNWSTLILFELFHKGLALLIILPSIKFVLSSSMKSANIVYLSTDNMGEILTNPLSIILAILSTIILAFYMFFEFTSVIICFDKSRISEKITLFKLIKLSLKKSINILNPKNILLFVFVLLIVPLTNIALTSGFIGKIKLPEYILDYISSNIILNVIYMVLILILYISVIRWIFSIHEVTLNTNSFKEARNKSASLTKGKAIKLIFYSLGLSLMVTTIGYIIYHLVVILIGIWTKNYTNANFLKDIFISRCILFNDYAAFISSIAIFIISTGFISAFYYEYNHIHVYRKNTEKQRNSLKTVLKATLKIVVILFVLHIESMVYSLNNDILFNTSFFYNTTATGHRVSALVAPENTIAAFKETFITQAEYAEIDVQETKDGELILFHDYNFERVTGVNKNVWEVDYDEIKTYDAGSHFRSDFAGEKIPTLDEAMKYSKGKIKLLIEIKLNGHEKTDVEKRVLELIKSNRLDKQCVVASMNKNVLKKVKKLNPDIVTCYLTAVAYGNFYDWDYVDIYGIESTFINKKVVDNIHQKGKQVFVWTINNSKLMKKMINLNVDSIITDNPFLVDDVIYWQKNGFINRVANYFFRYNSDKDIVEVY; encoded by the coding sequence ATGAAAAAGAGAGTTTTAAATAATTTTGTAAATTTGGTGAAATGTAACTGGAGTACATTAATTCTATTCGAGTTATTTCATAAAGGATTAGCTTTGTTGATTATATTACCATCAATTAAATTTGTACTGAGTAGTTCTATGAAAAGTGCAAATATAGTGTATTTAAGTACTGATAATATGGGAGAAATATTAACTAATCCTCTATCAATAATATTAGCTATACTTTCAACTATAATATTGGCATTTTATATGTTTTTTGAATTTACTTCAGTAATTATTTGTTTTGATAAATCACGAATTTCTGAAAAGATTACTTTGTTTAAACTTATTAAATTATCCTTAAAAAAATCCATAAACATATTAAATCCTAAAAATATATTATTATTTGTGTTTGTATTGCTAATAGTTCCATTAACAAATATAGCATTAACTTCAGGTTTTATAGGAAAAATAAAACTTCCTGAATATATATTAGATTATATAAGTTCTAATATTATTCTAAATGTAATTTATATGGTTTTAATTTTAATATTATATATATCAGTTATTAGGTGGATTTTTAGTATACATGAAGTAACTCTAAATACAAACAGTTTTAAAGAAGCAAGGAATAAAAGTGCTAGTCTTACAAAGGGAAAAGCAATAAAATTAATATTTTATTCTTTAGGATTATCTCTGATGGTTACTACCATAGGGTATATAATTTATCATCTTGTTGTTATATTGATAGGAATATGGACTAAAAATTATACTAATGCAAACTTTTTAAAAGATATATTTATTAGTAGATGTATTCTGTTTAATGATTATGCAGCATTTATTTCCTCAATAGCTATATTTATAATTAGTACTGGATTTATTTCTGCATTTTATTATGAATATAATCACATTCATGTCTACAGAAAGAATACAGAAAAACAAAGAAACTCATTAAAGACAGTATTAAAAGCTACTTTGAAGATAGTAGTAATTTTATTTGTCTTACATATTGAGTCAATGGTGTACTCTTTAAACAATGATATTTTATTTAATACTTCATTTTTTTATAACACAACGGCAACAGGCCACAGAGTTTCAGCATTGGTTGCTCCAGAAAACACTATAGCAGCATTTAAAGAAACCTTTATAACTCAAGCTGAATATGCTGAAATTGATGTTCAAGAAACCAAAGATGGAGAGTTGATTTTGTTTCATGACTATAATTTTGAAAGAGTTACTGGTGTAAATAAAAATGTTTGGGAAGTAGATTATGATGAAATTAAGACATATGATGCGGGAAGTCATTTTAGGTCAGACTTTGCTGGAGAGAAAATACCAACTCTTGATGAGGCAATGAAGTATTCTAAGGGTAAAATAAAATTGCTAATAGAAATAAAGCTTAATGGTCATGAAAAAACTGATGTAGAAAAAAGAGTATTAGAGCTAATTAAATCAAATAGACTAGATAAGCAATGTGTTGTAGCATCCATGAATAAAAATGTATTGAAAAAGGTTAAAAAATTAAATCCAGATATTGTAACTTGTTATTTAACTGCAGTTGCATATGGGAATTTTTATGACTGGGACTATGTTGATATATATGGAATAGAGTCCACATTTATAAATAAAAAAGTAGTGGATAACATACATCAAAAAGGAAAACAGGTTTTTGTATGGACTATTAATAACAGTAAATTAATGAAAAAAATGATTAATTTAAATGTAGATAGTATAATTACAGACAATCCATTTTTAGTAGATGACGTAATTTATTGGCAGAAAAATGGATTCATTAATAGAGTAGCTAATTATTTTTTTAGGTATAATTCTGATAAAGATATAGTTGAAGTGTATTAG
- a CDS encoding MerR family transcriptional regulator, translated as MFSIGMFSKINKITTKTLRYYEDIGLLEPEYVDEFTKYRYYTTEQLPKLHQIITLKQMGLSLAEIKEIIEKREEVEKILINKEKEILDVMRSEEYKLIKLRNYLKNLKGEVDMNNVIIKSLPKVKIASMRKVLKNYDELFNLFPNVMAGEMMKSGCTCMVPDYCFNIYHDGEYKETDMDVEMCQAINDLKEDTDLLKFKEIDEVENAVCILHNGPYSTLGKTYADAFKWIQDNKYEVIGHFRESYINGIWNKENEEDWLTEIQIPVKHIL; from the coding sequence ATGTTTTCTATAGGAATGTTTTCTAAAATAAATAAAATAACTACAAAGACATTAAGGTATTATGAAGATATAGGGTTGTTAGAACCAGAATATGTAGACGAATTTACAAAATACAGATACTATACAACAGAACAATTACCAAAATTGCATCAAATAATCACCTTAAAACAAATGGGCCTATCACTAGCTGAAATAAAAGAAATAATAGAAAAGCGTGAAGAGGTCGAAAAGATTTTAATAAACAAAGAAAAAGAGATATTAGATGTAATGAGGAGTGAAGAATATAAGCTTATTAAACTACGTAATTACCTTAAAAACTTAAAAGGAGAAGTCGATATGAATAATGTAATTATTAAGTCTCTACCAAAAGTTAAAATTGCTTCTATGAGAAAAGTATTAAAGAATTATGATGAGCTTTTCAATTTGTTTCCAAACGTAATGGCTGGAGAAATGATGAAATCAGGGTGCACATGTATGGTTCCAGACTATTGTTTCAATATATATCATGATGGTGAATATAAAGAAACTGATATGGATGTTGAGATGTGCCAAGCGATAAATGACCTAAAAGAAGACACAGATTTATTAAAATTTAAGGAAATAGATGAAGTTGAAAATGCAGTTTGTATATTGCATAATGGGCCATATTCAACATTAGGAAAAACTTATGCAGATGCATTTAAATGGATACAAGATAATAAATATGAAGTAATAGGGCATTTTAGAGAATCTTATATAAATGGTATATGGAATAAAGAAAATGAAGAAGACTGGTTAACAGAAATTCAGATACCCGTGAAACATATTTTATAA
- a CDS encoding DUF2268 domain-containing protein — protein sequence MNIIEVRSDKIYKKIMNAPINKKEDIYRYELMKPFEFKWKCINVPITAKQEGGYDVIMASDMMGFLSPKDINESQINNIHILSNDKLWNKCKETIENSIKHFIKEGYELNTEEYKFSILLANPESPYTILSDGYFGDGGIPGYIFLSLVPNEYTINRLPVALAHECNHNIRFQFIKWSNDITLEEMMINEGLAENFATWMFGDDMVGPWVSKTNIETLNTYIKPIIKDGLKETGFQNIISYLYGDDIAKMQGYFPVGLPYCAGYSCGYYMIKYYLEKTNKSIVEATLLPYSEIIEAVREFWD from the coding sequence ATGAATATTATAGAGGTACGCTCAGATAAAATATATAAAAAAATAATGAATGCACCTATAAATAAGAAAGAGGACATATATAGATATGAGTTAATGAAGCCCTTTGAGTTTAAATGGAAGTGTATAAATGTTCCAATCACTGCAAAACAAGAAGGTGGATATGATGTAATTATGGCAAGTGATATGATGGGGTTTTTATCTCCAAAAGATATTAATGAAAGTCAAATAAATAACATACATATTTTATCTAATGACAAGCTTTGGAACAAGTGTAAAGAAACTATTGAAAATTCCATAAAGCATTTTATAAAAGAGGGATATGAATTGAATACTGAGGAGTATAAATTTTCAATATTATTAGCAAATCCAGAAAGCCCTTATACAATATTAAGTGATGGATATTTTGGTGATGGTGGAATTCCAGGATATATATTTTTATCACTAGTTCCAAATGAGTATACTATTAATAGGTTACCAGTAGCGCTAGCACATGAATGTAATCACAATATTAGATTTCAATTTATAAAATGGAGTAATGACATAACTTTAGAAGAAATGATGATAAATGAAGGTCTTGCAGAAAATTTTGCAACATGGATGTTTGGAGACGATATGGTAGGGCCTTGGGTTAGTAAGACCAACATTGAAACACTGAATACCTATATAAAGCCAATAATTAAAGATGGATTAAAAGAAACTGGATTTCAAAATATAATATCATATCTTTATGGTGATGATATAGCTAAAATGCAAGGCTATTTTCCAGTAGGCTTACCTTATTGTGCAGGGTATTCCTGTGGTTACTATATGATTAAGTATTATCTAGAAAAAACAAATAAGTCAATAGTGGAGGCTACTTTATTACCATATAGTGAAATTATAGAGGCTGTAAGGGAGTTTTGGGATTAA
- a CDS encoding potassium/proton antiporter: MTELMIISGLVLLICITSSKVLYKFGVPILLIFILLGMLFGSDGMVGIYFDNYELTKQLCSIGLIFIMFFGGFGTNWNMAKPVAVPSILMSSLGVIITAGVTGIFCYMVIGTSLFEGLLIGAIAASTDAASVFAVLRSQKLNLKGSLASLLEVESGSNDPIAYMLTLIILTLMNNSGVELIIPMVIKQIAFGLSIGFILAKLSVYILRNSNFEIEGFYTIFITAIALLSYALSEYVGGNGYLSVYISGIIIGNSKIPHKRSLVHFFDGISWIMQIMLFFMLGLLSFPSKLPSVFGIAMAISIFMIIIARPLATFITLAKFKFSNKEKLFISWVGLRGAASVVFAIVAVTKGVVIENDIFHIIFFIALLSVGVQGTLIPTVAKKLDLVDDNTPVLKTFNDYDGEISSKLIEVNIDNDSKWADKSIMDSNIPEDILIVMIKRKEQVLVPKGSTVIKRGDTLVLSGDRIEELI, from the coding sequence ATGACAGAATTGATGATTATAAGTGGGTTAGTGCTATTGATTTGTATAACCTCAAGCAAGGTATTATATAAATTTGGAGTACCGATATTATTGATTTTTATCTTACTGGGTATGTTATTTGGGTCTGATGGAATGGTAGGGATTTATTTTGATAACTATGAGTTAACAAAACAATTATGTTCTATTGGCTTGATATTTATAATGTTTTTTGGAGGATTTGGAACAAACTGGAATATGGCTAAACCAGTTGCAGTACCTTCCATACTTATGTCTTCATTAGGCGTAATAATTACAGCAGGTGTTACAGGTATCTTTTGTTACATGGTAATAGGAACTAGTTTATTTGAAGGTTTGTTAATTGGAGCAATTGCAGCTTCAACAGATGCAGCATCTGTATTTGCCGTATTACGTTCTCAAAAATTAAACCTAAAAGGTTCTCTTGCTTCATTATTAGAAGTTGAAAGTGGAAGTAATGACCCAATAGCATATATGTTAACACTAATTATTTTGACATTGATGAATAATTCTGGTGTAGAACTTATTATTCCAATGGTAATAAAACAAATAGCTTTTGGACTGTCAATAGGATTTATATTGGCAAAATTATCTGTTTATATTTTGAGAAATTCAAATTTTGAGATAGAAGGATTTTATACTATATTTATTACAGCTATTGCGTTACTTTCCTATGCACTTAGTGAGTATGTTGGAGGAAATGGATATTTAAGTGTATATATTTCAGGTATCATTATAGGTAATAGTAAGATACCTCATAAAAGGAGTCTAGTTCATTTCTTTGATGGAATTTCATGGATTATGCAAATAATGTTATTCTTTATGTTAGGATTGTTATCCTTCCCTTCCAAACTACCAAGTGTATTTGGTATAGCAATGGCAATATCTATATTTATGATAATTATTGCAAGACCATTAGCCACATTTATAACTCTAGCAAAATTTAAATTTTCAAACAAAGAAAAATTGTTTATATCATGGGTAGGTCTTAGAGGTGCTGCATCAGTAGTTTTTGCAATTGTTGCAGTTACTAAAGGAGTAGTTATAGAAAATGATATATTTCATATAATATTTTTCATAGCATTACTTTCAGTAGGAGTACAAGGTACTTTAATACCAACTGTAGCAAAGAAGTTAGACTTGGTTGATGATAACACACCTGTATTAAAAACATTTAATGACTATGATGGAGAAATTAGTTCTAAACTTATAGAAGTAAATATAGATAATGATAGTAAGTGGGCTGACAAGAGTATAATGGATTCTAATATACCAGAGGATATATTAATAGTTATGATAAAACGAAAAGAGCAGGTTTTAGTACCTAAAGGGTCAACTGTTATAAAAAGAGGGGACACTTTAGTATTAAGTGGAGATAGAATTGAAGAATTAATATAA
- a CDS encoding YmaF family protein, translating to MSCQNCKCEKNYMYEDYKYNKCNKCCNDYEEMTHVHEYSESVKLAEECDDRHNHRAAGVTGEVIPINGGTNHVHKINDNVDFLDHFHKICVTTGPAINIPGTNKHVHLVCGNTTVSDGHCHKFLFTTQIEAPLV from the coding sequence ATGAGTTGTCAAAATTGTAAATGTGAAAAAAATTATATGTATGAGGATTATAAATATAATAAATGTAATAAGTGTTGTAATGACTATGAAGAAATGACACATGTTCATGAGTACTCAGAAAGTGTTAAATTAGCAGAAGAATGTGACGATAGACATAATCATCGTGCAGCAGGAGTTACAGGTGAAGTTATACCAATAAACGGTGGAACAAATCATGTTCATAAAATAAATGATAATGTAGATTTTCTTGATCATTTCCACAAGATATGTGTTACAACAGGTCCAGCAATTAATATACCAGGAACTAATAAGCATGTTCACTTAGTATGTGGAAATACTACTGTTAGTGATGGCCATTGTCATAAGTTCCTTTTTACTACTCAAATAGAAGCACCTTTAGTATAA
- a CDS encoding helix-turn-helix transcriptional regulator, translating to MKKDLPKCPVEITLQLISNRWKVLIIRELLDGTKRFGEIKKSIGNITQKVLTSNLRSMEESDLVTRKVYPEVPPKVEYTLTETGYSLEPVLNSMYKWGNEYRHKVINK from the coding sequence ATGAAAAAAGATTTACCTAAATGTCCTGTAGAGATTACGTTACAACTCATCAGTAATCGATGGAAGGTATTAATTATACGAGAACTATTAGATGGTACTAAAAGGTTTGGTGAAATCAAAAAATCTATTGGAAATATCACTCAAAAAGTTTTAACATCAAATTTAAGGTCTATGGAAGAAAGTGATTTAGTAACTAGAAAAGTTTATCCAGAAGTTCCTCCAAAGGTAGAATATACCCTAACAGAAACTGGTTATAGTCTTGAACCAGTTCTCAATTCAATGTATAAATGGGGAAATGAATACAGACATAAAGTTATTAACAAATAA